In Paenibacillus sonchi, the genomic stretch ATTATAGTTCAAAGGAATATTCAGCCCTTTCACCAGCAAAGTGGCAAATTCACCGCGTGTCGTTGTATCATCCGCTCCAAATTGGTCAAATCTCAGATTTTCCATAATACCTTTGGAGTACAGGCCGTTAAGAATGTTTCTTGCCCATGGGTGGTTAGTGATATCCGTGTATCCACGACGCAGCTTCATTACTGTATAATACCCAAACTGATCAAAAGGTACTGAGATCGTATGTTTCTTCGTATCCACCTCACCGCCAATGTTCTCCCACTGTCCCGAATCGGTATAACGGAACACTGTGATTGTCGACCCCACTTCATCCACAATGCTTGAATTAAAAGTCAATGTGAGTTTTCCCCGCTGGGAAGGAACAATTTTTCGTTCGGCTTCAATTTGCGTAAAGTTTCCTTCTATTGAGTAAGGAGCAATACCATTAGTGGCTGGTTTATAAAGAGCACTGCCTTGGGGTCCTTTTTCACCAAGTCCGCCGCTAAGCCAATAAATATCCGAAACGCGGGAGAAATTATTGGTTTCTACTGTCGAGTTAAACCGCAACACTAAATCTGAAGGAATCAGCAGTGTACCGAGGCCGCCAGGTGTACGGGCATCAGCATCCACATTAATTGTATTGCCATAATCATTTTTACGTTCGACGACCCCATCTACAGGATCGGCAATACCGAACAGCAGCTTGGTGTCAGGATAGTACTTCGCTGCACCAGAGGTAGTAAAGCCCTTCATCAATGTCCCTTTCGGGAACGTGAGCTCAAGCCCTTTGTTAAACACAGTATATTTAGCAGCAACTTTCTCTGCCATAAATTGCGTGTCTATCTGAACAGCACTTGCATAATAAACAGTGACAGTATCATTTAAGGTTGAATTAGCCCGCACAATTTTAATTTTGATTGAAGTAGCTTTATCCGGTTTTAGTCCTACATAATCCAACGTGAACCGGTTCGGCAAGTCAGTGCGTTTCACAGCATCAAATTTGTCGATTACTACTTTAGTGGCACCTTCAGCCTCAATATCGAAACGGACAAAATTCTTATTAACAACGATTTGTTTCCCTACAGTGGCAACTGGAGATAATATCCGGTATGGAGAAACTTCACGTACTACTTCCATGCGCTGATTCGTGCGTGCGCCAGTTTCATTGATAAGCTCCAGATTATAAACAATACTGCCTGCAGTTTCAGCCGGAATATCCAAAATCCGCAGGATAAAATCTTTGCTGCTGCCTACAAAATCATAGTAGTAAGTCTTTCCTTTATAGTCAAATTTTTGTGTTGCCTTTTGGATTGAAGTATCACCCAGTACTGCGTTATCTAATGAAAGAAACAGCTCTGATCCCTGATATAGATTAAGCTTGTTTGCAGCTCCGCCTCTAAGAACCAAGTCATAGCTGGTCTGGCTTGTAACAAACTTGTCGTCCTTGAACGTGAATTCCGCAGTTAATCCAAGGATATCATTAAGCTCTTTGTCGGTGTAATCCTTAATGTCTGTGTGAGAGAACGCTGCTCTGCCTTTGGACAGCTTGGGATGGAATTGCGACAGGTTGGATACATTGGTATCTACAATATAGAATTTCAGTTCTTTGCGTATTTCTCTTTTGTTGCTTGCATTGTCCATGGAGGTTCCGGTGAAGACAAGTTTGTTTTCTCCGTATACCAGTGGCCCGGAAGCTGATATGGTCAAATCAAAGGAGAAAATCGATTTATTCATCGGATTAAAATCAAGATTGCTAACCTCTGTCGACTTCAGTTTATCGTTTGAAATTCCGTTCACAAAAAATTGAGCATTACTGAGTTTCTCAAATCCGATATATTCACCTGAGACTTTCAAAATATTAGAACTATTAGCCGAGCTAAACGTATAGGTTTGTCCATCATTTAAGTTGGCAACATAGATATAATTCTTCGAAACATAGGAAATGTCCGCATTATAGAAGGATTGCGAATCTAAATATTGAAATTTCACTTTCTGTTGTCCATTGGAGAATCCAAATATTTTATATACAACCTCATTCCCCGCCAGCCCTGATACATTAGTCTGTTTTTCCAGTTTAAGTGAAGCGCCTAATGGCAGATATGAAGCCAGTAAGTCTTTGGTTGGTATAGCACTCGACTTAACCAGAATGTAGAAATCTGATTTCTCAACCTGAGCACCGTTCAAAGCCAGCTTGGAAAGTCCGGTACTGGCAATAGCTTCACCATTATATCCAGACAAATAGTACATTTCGGTTATAACATTTTCACCTGATAAAAATTTGTAGTTTTCTTTTACAGACGTACTGTACGTTCCGTATTTAATTCCGACGGTTACGCTGGATGATCCCGCTGTGAGGGTGAATGGTGCCGTTGTCTTGAAGGCAATCAGCCGGTATTGAGGGGTTACGCCATCCGGAGCCGGAATTACAGTCTCATTCTGTGGTGTAGTACCCGGAACCTCAGAGACGGTACCATCAGCTGCAACATCATAAGACTGAAGCACATTCACTGAAACCACTGTATCGTTAATCTTCACTTCATGGTCATCATTGAAGGACTTGGTACTAGCATTATATGGCAAAAGCACTTGCCCCATAATAGTAGCAGTGGTGTCTGTTGCCGTAAGCGTAGGGACATTATCAAGTATATTGTACGCTTTATTACCGTGAACAATTTTCAGATCGGTAAAAGGCTTGTTGGTGTCAAAATAATAAACCGAGCGTTTGATTGATATAGAGTCCGCTGCATTCTGCACAACGATGTCCAGCGTGTTCTCTCCGGACTTCAATGTTAATGCCGGCGTAAAAAAGGTGCCGTCCTCAAGGAGAGAGGTTTGCATCGCGGAACCACCGTTGAGCGATACGCTGACTTTAGTAGCATTCGTCACTTTACCCTGGAGCGTAATCTGCTGATTCGGTACAACAACCTTTGTACCTTCATTTAAGTTAATGGCAGCAGGGCCTCCTCCAAGCACTTGCAGCGAAGTGACATAAGGAACCTTATCATACAGAACATAAAACGATTCAGAGCGCTGCAATGTCCCCTGCATCCCTGAGAAGGTGATTTTATTAAATCCTGTGAACAAGGTGAGTCCGCTTGCAACAAACCGGTTATCCGGGTTAGTAGTGTCGGTAGTTACTGCACCCGTAGTGGAATGTGTATCATCTGTCACCCATTTGTCCCCACTCTGCGTCATCTGTTGTACAGTAACCTTCATTGTGGAGGCTGTTACCTGTGCGTAAGTACCTGAAATGGAAAAGTTGGGGGCACTTGTCTTATACACGGTACTTCTTGTAATAGAATCCTTGACATCCATTTGAAGTGCCGCCGTATTCCGCAGCGTGAGATCATCCGGACTGAAATAGGTCGTAGACGCGGTTGCCGCCGCGGCCTGCGGCGTGTATTTGCCTGGGAACATGGAAACGATTAGAGCCGCCAGCAGCAGCCAAACGAATGGTCTCTTAAAGCGTAACATGTGTATATCTCTCCTTTGAGTTATGTTCTCGTTATCCCTCACTTTGTTCTTTATCGGTCAATGCGGCGGGATTTTTTAGAAATATCACAAAAAAGCTCACCCTTTTGTAGGGTGAGCTTTGTCAGATAAGGAAGATAATTGCATGACGCAAATAGATGCACTTTATGATTTGGAGCCGCGTTCCGGATTAGCCTTCACCCGCATTCTAAGCAGGAAATCAATCAACGGACGTTTGGTCTTGCTGATGACACCGGTAATCTCTGCGCCGATCTGCAGGAAGAAGAGCATGACGCAAATGACGACGAAGGTCACCCAGTTGGCTTCATAGAGAGAAGCTGACGTCTGAATTACAGCCAAGATTCCAAAGAAACCGGCAATACCGTATATAATTAATACCGTCTGGCGGTGACTAAAGCCAAGCTCGCGCAAGCAGTGATGCAGATGACCTTTGTCCGGAGCAAAGATTGGTTTCTTCTGCAGCTTCCGGCGGACGATGGCAAAAAACGTATCCGACAGCGGAACCCCGATAATTAAGAGTGGTGTGATAAAGGAGACTACCGCAATCTGCTTAAAGCCGAGCAGCGCAAGCAGCGCAAGGCAGAAGCCCAAGAACAGCGAACCTGTATCACCCATGAAAATTTTGGCGGGATGGAAGTTGAAGAACAGGAAACCCAGGATACTGCCAAGCAGGAGCAGGCAAAGCAAGGCAACCATGGTATTGCCCATCAAAAATGCCATGACAGCAATCGTAGCAATCGCAATGCCGGATACTCCGGCAGCAAGCCCGTCCAACCCGTCAATCAGGTTAACGGCGTTCGTAACCCCGACAATCCAGAAGATCGTCAGCGGAATGGCAATCCAGCTTTCTAATGAGGAATACGTATCATTAAATGGAATGTTTACAAAATCAACGGTAATCCCGAATCCGAAAACAACGATGCACGCTGCGGCAATCTGGCCCAGCAGCTTCACCTTCGCCGAAAGTTCAAACCGGTCATCCAGTGCACCGATAAGAACGATCAGTCCGCCGCCAGAGAGCAGCGCTTTGATGAAACTTACCTCCCGCGGAGTAAAATCATAAGGAATGATCGGCAATACGGCAAGCAGGCCCAACACAAACGCCAGAAAAATACCTAATCCGCCAAGGCGGGGCATAATCTTAGTATGCACTTTACGGGCATTCGGCACATCTGTGGCACCAATCTTAACCGCGAATTTCTTCACGAGCGGTGTCAAAAGCAGTGCAAGTCCCATGCACACGACGAATCCGGCGATGTATATGATTAACATTTGATCAGTCAACCCCCATTTCTCTACCGCATTGAATTATACGCTGAACGTAAAACAAATTCCAATTCCGTTTTTAGGCTGTTGCACGGATTTTTACGGTAAATATCGTCGTTTTGCTATCCTTTTGTCACTTTATCTTTCTCACGCAGCACTTTTACTGCGAATTTCGGCAACGCAAGCATTCTTTTGTAGCGGGTAGGCTCCTTTAGAAGGCGGTATAACCACTCTGCGCGGAGTTTCTGGAAGGCTTTTGGGGCCCTGCGGCTCTTGCCCGAGATGACATCAAAGCTCCCGCCGACACCCATCATTACCGGTATGTTCAGCCGGGATTTGTATTTGGCGATCCAAGGCTCCTGACTATCGGCTCCTCTGGCGACAAAAAGGAGGTCAGGCTGAGCTTCGATAATTTCACTCACAATTTCCTCGTCCGCTTCCGGCCCGAAAAAGCCGTCATGATATCCCGCTATAATGATACCGGCATACTGAGATTGTAACCGGGAGGCGGTCTCGCGAATCACCTCAGGTGTAGACCCCAGCAAATATACCCTCCAATTATAGCTTTCGCCCTGGCGAAGCAATTCATGTAACAAATCAAAACCAGCAACACGTTCAGCAACTGGCTGTTGGCAATACTCGGCAGCCCATACAACCCCTGTTCCGTCAGGAACCACCAGTTCGGCCGATTTCATAATCTCCATATAAGCCGGATTATCCAGGGCGGTCATCACCATGATCGGATTGGCTGTAATGACCTGATGCGGTTCACGCCTTTGGACGGCTTCGGTCAAATAGGAAACCGTAGCTTTCATATCGACTCTGGATACCCGGATGCCGAAAATCGGCACCGTGGGGATCACACTTTCTGCTTTCACGTATCTATCACCCTTTACGGCGGAAATATTCAATAATTTGCCGGGCTGGCGCTTCGGCCTCCTGGACTAAAGAAGCAATTAACGGCTCACGCTCACGCTTCCATTCATCCCCTGACTCCAAAAGCTGAAGCACTCCGGCAGCAAGCTTGCCGCCGTCCAGAGAGGTCGTATCCCCGATAGGCCGGCAGCCCACCCGCTCCAGAAAATGATCAATCTTCGGATCATAGGAGATACCGATAAGCGGCACCCGTCTTCCTGCGGCATAAATCAGGCTGTGCAGCCGCATTCCGATCAAGACGTCACATCTTCCTACCTCCCGCAGCATCTGCTGCGGATGCTCAGCATCCTCACATATGCTGATTATTCCACCGTTCTGCGACATCCCCTTTTCCAGCTTCTCCATGATATAACGTGAAGGTTCATGGTCAGAAGGATGGTGAAAAGGCAGAAAACGCACATGAAGCGGAGTTCGGGCGCTTGCTTGCAGCAGACCATCGGCGACAGCATCCAGTTCCTCCCGGGATTGCTCCCAAAAGCGGACCGAAACCCCTACAACCGGAAGAACAGGCCGGGATAACGGAGTCTTCTGAGGAGATGATTCGCCGCCTGCTTCTGTGCTGCTTCCCTGTCCATCCTCGGGAAGGCTTAATCCCATGACCGGGTCGGGAACGACATCAATCTTGTTCCCGCCCAGCCCCATGGATTGCAGCAGGTCGCGCGACTGCTCATCTCTTACAGAGATATAGCTGCATTTGCGGAAAACCGCTTTAATTAAGGGATGAAAAAGCTTGCGGTTAACCGGACCAATACCTTGGGCATAGATAAAGGTAGGCTTGCCCATCCATTGAGCCAGCTTGATGATGCCCAGGTAATATGGGATGGATTTGCTCCCGGTCACATCCTGCAGCAGACTGCCGCCCCCGCTGATCAAACCGGCACTTTCCGAAATTGCGCTGCGCACTTCGCTAAGTTTCATACGGTGTACAGCCTTCACTCCATAGGTCGCTGTCGTCCATTCCGGATCTATTGACAGCACAACAGGCTCAATGACTGTTCCCGTTGCCAGCGAATGCTTCTGCAGCGCATTTAGAATGGACTGCAGCACCGCCTCATCTCCGCTGTTCCGGAAACCGTAATAGCCGGAGATGATTATTTTTTGAGAAGCGGCGACCATCGTCTCCAACACCCCTCTGCAAGCTGCCATATTCCTACCGCAATCAGCCCGATAATCAGACCAAGACCCAGTCCCAGCAGACCACGGACCAGCGAGATCAGAACCGGAGAGTGAATATGGGCGAAGGTATCAACCATGGAAAGCTGCCCGATCACAGCGATGATCATAATAAATGCGGCATTCCGGTATTTATAGGCCATAAAGGCCCCCAGTATAAATAGCGGATGAGCCAGCAGGAATTCTTTGTTGCGCGGCCGGACCCCCGCTGTATCTTCCAAAAAGGTGCGAAGAATTTTTTCCGGTGCACTCACACTGCCGCTGTTGCCCGTCCGGCTCAAATAATACATCCCGACAATCCCCAGAACACCGGCTGCAATGACCCAAGCCAGCGTAATGGGTGTCCGTAGAAGCTTGCCTGTTTTGTTAAGGACAAACTCACCACGATAGAGCAGTACGTATACAGCAATCAGTGCAATAGGCGCCAAGTGCAGCAGACTGACACCACGGAACTGGTTAAGGACCAGACTGTAGGTGATATTGTTCAGGAGTGCAATCACAAACGGCACCGCACTCAGCGAAATCAGCGCTGTTTTGACGTAAAGCACGAGACTGTGAGCCAGGCGGCGCTGCGGAGTCATAACCGCATAGGTCAAGGAGTTCGCCCGGAGCGGAGGACCCTTCTCATTTATTTTGCGTACCGCCAGTATCATTGCCACTGCCGGTGCGCTGATGGCTACTGCAAGTGCCAGGGCCTGCTCGAACAGCTGCGGCTTAATCAGCATCAGTCCGGCGCTTCCTACCAGACCAAGCACCCAGGCAGGCAGCGTAAGCCATGGAATGAAGTAGGAAACCAGAAGGGCCACCATGGCTACAGCACCGATGACTGCAATTAATTTAAAATAACGCTGGAATGAAGAGTCCACAACATCAAACGCGGTCGCTTGCCCCAAGGTAAAGCCGTTGCTCTCGATTTTCTCTACCGCACCCCCAGGCTCGCTAAGGCTGGTGATCAGATTTTCCAGAGTATCCTTAATCTGCGCCTTTGAAGTGTCCCGCGACGGAATCGTGTTGAGATAGATCATGCGGATGTTGCGGTCTTTCGTTGCCAGTGCAAAGCGGTCCGCTATCGTTTCCGGAGGAAGGGCGGAATCACCTTCACTGAGCGAGTACAGCCGGGTCACGTTGTAATCCAGCAGATAAGCTAATTTATTGAATCCTTTCTGCTGTGCTTTGATATTCTCAATGGCGGCAATCCCGATTCCGCGTTCCTTAAGAAGACCGGCAAAAGCTGTAATGCTGTTCAAATCAGCATCATCATTAAATCCTTTAACCGACTCGCCTTCAAAAAGCAGACGTTTGACTCCAAGCTCCTGATAGCGGTCCAGCAGCTTGGTAACGGCGGCCTCATTGTAAGGCAGGGAATCTACAAGACGGGGTACAATGTTAAACCCTTTGCTATGCAGCATTTCCAGGGTGAACGGGTCCGGCTGCATCGGCTTCAGTGTGGCATCCTCCAGCGGAGTTTTGACAATAAGCCCCTGTTGCCCGCGGAAACTCCAGTTTTCGGTCGCTATATCCAGGCTGCTGAAAGTATCACGGATAATCGGCGCGAGGGCTTCACTATTCTCCGGACTGGTAAAGAGGACATATGTATAGTTCTCATTCTCCGGAATCACGGTATCCGTCAGGTTGGCAATATCAGCCGCTCCCCATATCATCAGCCGGCGGGCCTTGCGGTAATCCTCCAGCGTGTTTTCATAAATAGCCATGCTGCCTACGCCGGCAGATTTTAAGAGGTCAAGCTGCTCTGAAATATAATCCTGCGGATTCGCCCGGTAGCTGGCCGCTTCCACCAGGTCACGGTAATCAAAAACAAATTCAACCGTTTTGGAAGATTTCTCCGTCTGCAGACGGTCATAGACGACTGGCAATGCGGCAAGCACACCAATCACCACAACTATCCATAACCACTTCCTTGAAGCGATGTTCCAACGTTGCCATTTCTGCTGCACTCCAAAGTACCTCCTCTTTCACGTAAAGCCTTCTCAAGGCTAATTTCAAGCAGAAACGGATGCGCGTCCATAGAGGAGCAGTATCCGTTTCGCTTAAATTCTGTATCTTCTATTATTTATTTCCCGTCAACGCGTGACATAACCTGCTGCGTGAGCGCGGCAACCTTGTCCTTGGCGTTCTGCAGCGATTCTCCGCGCACTGCAAAATACACCTTGATCTTCGGCTCGGTGCCCGACGGGCGCAAGCAGAACCAGGAACCGTCAGACAGCAAATATTTCAGCACGTTTTCCTTAGGAAGTCCGTTCAGCCCCAGCGAATAATCCAGAACCTCGCTTACTGCTGCACCGGCAATCTCCTGTGGAGGATTGCTCCGCCAGTCATTCATAATCCCCTGAATCTGCGCCACACCGTCCTTGCCCTTCAATGTGC encodes the following:
- a CDS encoding S-layer homology domain-containing protein, with the protein product MLRFKRPFVWLLLAALIVSMFPGKYTPQAAAATASTTYFSPDDLTLRNTAALQMDVKDSITRSTVYKTSAPNFSISGTYAQVTASTMKVTVQQMTQSGDKWVTDDTHSTTGAVTTDTTNPDNRFVASGLTLFTGFNKITFSGMQGTLQRSESFYVLYDKVPYVTSLQVLGGGPAAINLNEGTKVVVPNQQITLQGKVTNATKVSVSLNGGSAMQTSLLEDGTFFTPALTLKSGENTLDIVVQNAADSISIKRSVYYFDTNKPFTDLKIVHGNKAYNILDNVPTLTATDTTATIMGQVLLPYNASTKSFNDDHEVKINDTVVSVNVLQSYDVAADGTVSEVPGTTPQNETVIPAPDGVTPQYRLIAFKTTAPFTLTAGSSSVTVGIKYGTYSTSVKENYKFLSGENVITEMYYLSGYNGEAIASTGLSKLALNGAQVEKSDFYILVKSSAIPTKDLLASYLPLGASLKLEKQTNVSGLAGNEVVYKIFGFSNGQQKVKFQYLDSQSFYNADISYVSKNYIYVANLNDGQTYTFSSANSSNILKVSGEYIGFEKLSNAQFFVNGISNDKLKSTEVSNLDFNPMNKSIFSFDLTISASGPLVYGENKLVFTGTSMDNASNKREIRKELKFYIVDTNVSNLSQFHPKLSKGRAAFSHTDIKDYTDKELNDILGLTAEFTFKDDKFVTSQTSYDLVLRGGAANKLNLYQGSELFLSLDNAVLGDTSIQKATQKFDYKGKTYYYDFVGSSKDFILRILDIPAETAGSIVYNLELINETGARTNQRMEVVREVSPYRILSPVATVGKQIVVNKNFVRFDIEAEGATKVVIDKFDAVKRTDLPNRFTLDYVGLKPDKATSIKIKIVRANSTLNDTVTVYYASAVQIDTQFMAEKVAAKYTVFNKGLELTFPKGTLMKGFTTSGAAKYYPDTKLLFGIADPVDGVVERKNDYGNTINVDADARTPGGLGTLLIPSDLVLRFNSTVETNNFSRVSDIYWLSGGLGEKGPQGSALYKPATNGIAPYSIEGNFTQIEAERKIVPSQRGKLTLTFNSSIVDEVGSTITVFRYTDSGQWENIGGEVDTKKHTISVPFDQFGYYTVMKLRRGYTDITNHPWARNILNGLYSKGIMENLRFDQFGADDTTTRGEFATLLVKGLNIPLNYNNNQQTFFDIVPEAVSTTWDFKHIETAARAGIVTGLSDGFFGPDQPLTREQGAVMIARALKLKMATNDAKLQATLAKSFVDTGSMDFYSKPAIDAVSKAKIMEGSAVTITGQTKPVYNFNPKGKMTRAEAGKIAVALLKKSTSIFPKTFN
- a CDS encoding glycosyltransferase family 4 protein → MLIIYIAGFVVCMGLALLLTPLVKKFAVKIGATDVPNARKVHTKIMPRLGGLGIFLAFVLGLLAVLPIIPYDFTPREVSFIKALLSGGGLIVLIGALDDRFELSAKVKLLGQIAAACIVVFGFGITVDFVNIPFNDTYSSLESWIAIPLTIFWIVGVTNAVNLIDGLDGLAAGVSGIAIATIAVMAFLMGNTMVALLCLLLLGSILGFLFFNFHPAKIFMGDTGSLFLGFCLALLALLGFKQIAVVSFITPLLIIGVPLSDTFFAIVRRKLQKKPIFAPDKGHLHHCLRELGFSHRQTVLIIYGIAGFFGILAVIQTSASLYEANWVTFVVICVMLFFLQIGAEITGVISKTKRPLIDFLLRMRVKANPERGSKS
- a CDS encoding WecB/TagA/CpsF family glycosyltransferase, translated to MKAESVIPTVPIFGIRVSRVDMKATVSYLTEAVQRREPHQVITANPIMVMTALDNPAYMEIMKSAELVVPDGTGVVWAAEYCQQPVAERVAGFDLLHELLRQGESYNWRVYLLGSTPEVIRETASRLQSQYAGIIIAGYHDGFFGPEADEEIVSEIIEAQPDLLFVARGADSQEPWIAKYKSRLNIPVMMGVGGSFDVISGKSRRAPKAFQKLRAEWLYRLLKEPTRYKRMLALPKFAVKVLREKDKVTKG
- the csaB gene encoding polysaccharide pyruvyl transferase CsaB, with the translated sequence MVAASQKIIISGYYGFRNSGDEAVLQSILNALQKHSLATGTVIEPVVLSIDPEWTTATYGVKAVHRMKLSEVRSAISESAGLISGGGSLLQDVTGSKSIPYYLGIIKLAQWMGKPTFIYAQGIGPVNRKLFHPLIKAVFRKCSYISVRDEQSRDLLQSMGLGGNKIDVVPDPVMGLSLPEDGQGSSTEAGGESSPQKTPLSRPVLPVVGVSVRFWEQSREELDAVADGLLQASARTPLHVRFLPFHHPSDHEPSRYIMEKLEKGMSQNGGIISICEDAEHPQQMLREVGRCDVLIGMRLHSLIYAAGRRVPLIGISYDPKIDHFLERVGCRPIGDTTSLDGGKLAAGVLQLLESGDEWKREREPLIASLVQEAEAPARQIIEYFRRKG
- a CDS encoding DUF5693 family protein, whose translation is MQQKWQRWNIASRKWLWIVVVIGVLAALPVVYDRLQTEKSSKTVEFVFDYRDLVEAASYRANPQDYISEQLDLLKSAGVGSMAIYENTLEDYRKARRLMIWGAADIANLTDTVIPENENYTYVLFTSPENSEALAPIIRDTFSSLDIATENWSFRGQQGLIVKTPLEDATLKPMQPDPFTLEMLHSKGFNIVPRLVDSLPYNEAAVTKLLDRYQELGVKRLLFEGESVKGFNDDADLNSITAFAGLLKERGIGIAAIENIKAQQKGFNKLAYLLDYNVTRLYSLSEGDSALPPETIADRFALATKDRNIRMIYLNTIPSRDTSKAQIKDTLENLITSLSEPGGAVEKIESNGFTLGQATAFDVVDSSFQRYFKLIAVIGAVAMVALLVSYFIPWLTLPAWVLGLVGSAGLMLIKPQLFEQALALAVAISAPAVAMILAVRKINEKGPPLRANSLTYAVMTPQRRLAHSLVLYVKTALISLSAVPFVIALLNNITYSLVLNQFRGVSLLHLAPIALIAVYVLLYRGEFVLNKTGKLLRTPITLAWVIAAGVLGIVGMYYLSRTGNSGSVSAPEKILRTFLEDTAGVRPRNKEFLLAHPLFILGAFMAYKYRNAAFIMIIAVIGQLSMVDTFAHIHSPVLISLVRGLLGLGLGLIIGLIAVGIWQLAEGCWRRWSPLLKK